In Clostridium sp. DL-VIII, the following proteins share a genomic window:
- a CDS encoding spermidine/putrescine ABC transporter substrate-binding protein translates to MIKGSLKKFMAIMMVGTIAATILAGCGSNNQSSSVSSSSGEKSGSKELNVITWSEYIPDEVVKGFEDKYGVTVNLTTYSDPDEMLAKMNSGAKGTYDMIIGPAQDIKTLKDQDLIQKLDTSKIDNFKNLDEQYLHEANDPKNEYSLPYLGTSILIAVNTDKIKDNITSYKDLLDPKYKDSMVVVEDARPIVGIALMENGYKINDTSDEGLKKAEDYLTQLKPNIHAFNGDSPKTLLLNGECSLGLVYGGECALAAEQNPAIKVVYPSEGIYFTFDMMMKTNGAKNPESVDLFMNYILDPQVSATISKNFPYVNPNKSAKDVLGDEYKNNIIENIPEAELKKSQGLVDIGDNVSKIVDIWTKFKG, encoded by the coding sequence ATGATTAAGGGAAGCTTAAAAAAGTTTATGGCAATTATGATGGTTGGGACTATAGCAGCAACAATTTTGGCAGGATGTGGTTCAAACAACCAAAGTTCTTCTGTCAGCAGCAGTTCTGGTGAGAAAAGTGGAAGTAAAGAATTAAACGTTATTACTTGGTCAGAATATATACCAGATGAGGTAGTAAAAGGCTTTGAAGATAAATATGGAGTCACAGTTAATTTAACCACATATTCTGATCCAGATGAAATGCTTGCCAAAATGAATTCGGGAGCAAAAGGAACGTATGATATGATCATTGGACCTGCACAAGATATTAAAACCTTAAAAGATCAAGATTTAATTCAGAAATTAGATACTAGTAAAATAGATAATTTTAAAAATCTTGATGAACAATATTTACATGAAGCCAATGATCCTAAAAATGAATATAGCCTTCCGTATTTAGGTACAAGCATTTTAATTGCAGTTAATACAGATAAAATTAAAGATAATATAACATCATATAAAGATTTGTTAGATCCTAAATATAAAGATTCAATGGTTGTTGTTGAAGATGCAAGACCAATTGTTGGCATCGCATTAATGGAAAATGGCTATAAAATAAACGATACAAGTGATGAAGGATTAAAGAAAGCAGAAGATTATTTAACACAGTTAAAACCAAATATTCATGCCTTTAATGGGGATAGTCCAAAAACCTTATTATTAAATGGTGAATGTTCTTTAGGTCTTGTATATGGAGGCGAATGTGCATTAGCAGCAGAGCAAAATCCAGCAATTAAAGTAGTATATCCATCAGAAGGCATATATTTCACTTTCGATATGATGATGAAAACAAATGGAGCTAAAAATCCTGAGAGTGTAGATTTATTCATGAATTATATTTTAGATCCACAGGTAAGTGCAACTATTTCTAAAAACTTCCCATATGTAAATCCAAATAAATCAGCTAAGGATGTATTAGGAGATGAGTATAAGAATAATATAATTGAAAATATTCCTGAAGCAGAATTAAAGAAGAGCCAAGGTTTAGTTGATATAGGAGATAATGTATCAAAAATAGTTGATATCTGGACTAAATTTAAAGGTTAG
- a CDS encoding P-II family nitrogen regulator, with protein sequence MKEIVLIIRPEKLEIVKSILDEYHCGGMTISTAMGCGTQRGSLDGVNQIKGLKTNINLLPKIKVEAVVEDNILEDIFLAVINKVGTGNVGDGKIFVRNIEQAVRIRTGERGVKAL encoded by the coding sequence ATGAAGGAAATAGTGCTAATCATAAGACCTGAAAAGCTAGAGATTGTTAAAAGTATTTTAGATGAGTATCATTGTGGTGGAATGACGATTTCAACTGCCATGGGATGTGGGACTCAAAGAGGATCTTTAGATGGAGTTAATCAAATTAAAGGCTTAAAGACTAATATAAATTTATTACCTAAAATTAAGGTTGAGGCGGTAGTAGAAGATAATATATTAGAAGACATTTTCTTAGCAGTAATAAACAAGGTTGGCACAGGTAATGTTGGAGATGGAAAGATTTTTGTTCGAAACATAGAACAAGCTGTTCGCATAAGAACTGGTGAAAGAGGAGTCAAAGCTTTATAA
- a CDS encoding helix-turn-helix transcriptional regulator, translating into MQSLETNDWMVINNIVYQINSIEDSMTMRKNFLTQMALILDFDSADFYIASELNSHILTNPVFYNYKPKSDENYMDKYDSVDYSRGLMFGGKSKVYRESDIISEEKRVKTEYYKIYFAPNNWHHTLNMILAYKNQFIGVVCFFRLKGKEDYTYEDSFILDIIKEHMAFRLYQDLNKSSLNDEKITLSQCVITYNLTKREEAVLKELMNGTGNNDISDKLCITSNTLKKHILNIYRKLNIKNRVQLFKMVKEKE; encoded by the coding sequence GTGCAAAGTTTAGAAACAAATGACTGGATGGTTATTAATAATATAGTATATCAAATTAATTCTATTGAGGATTCAATGACCATGAGAAAAAATTTTCTTACTCAGATGGCTCTTATTCTAGATTTTGATAGTGCTGACTTTTATATTGCATCAGAGTTAAATAGCCATATCCTAACTAATCCGGTTTTTTACAATTATAAGCCAAAAAGTGATGAGAACTACATGGATAAATATGATAGCGTAGATTATAGCAGGGGATTGATGTTTGGAGGAAAAAGCAAAGTATATAGAGAAAGTGATATTATTTCAGAAGAAAAAAGAGTGAAGACAGAATATTATAAAATATATTTTGCACCTAATAATTGGCACCATACTTTAAACATGATATTGGCATATAAGAATCAGTTTATAGGAGTAGTATGTTTTTTTAGATTAAAAGGTAAAGAAGATTATACATATGAAGATTCTTTTATTTTAGATATTATAAAGGAACATATGGCATTTAGATTATATCAAGACTTAAATAAAAGTTCATTGAATGATGAGAAAATAACTCTTTCACAATGTGTAATAACTTATAATTTAACAAAAAGAGAGGAGGCTGTCTTAAAAGAACTTATGAATGGTACAGGAAATAATGATATTAGTGATAAATTATGTATTACCAGCAACACTTTAAAAAAGCATATACTTAATATTTACCGAAAATTAAATATAAAAAACAGAGTTCAGCTATTTAAAATGGTTAAGGAAAAAGAATAA
- a CDS encoding AraC family transcriptional regulator, translating into MFNQISYFQKELADLVQRHTHMEGYQPTKIPCLGFSRYSTTHYSTLAGPPRGLYNPSLCIVVQGSKDIILGGERLRGGPSNYIVSSIDLPIIFEAMESSPEVPNLYCKIEFTPSLILELLSAEEFKVTGKRTSKRGMNVAEFDVSMLDAVVRLVRLLDKPTDIPFLAPLYTKEILYKTLQGDYGDSLRRIVTDGSPTIHIRNTIQHMMNNFQNPLRIEDLADVAKMSIPSFHRHFKEVTAMSPIQFQKQLRLQEARRLILSGSMNVADASFNVGYESHTQFSREYSRMFGFPPREDVKRLKCINDTIVDI; encoded by the coding sequence ATGTTTAATCAAATAAGTTATTTTCAAAAGGAGCTTGCTGATCTCGTTCAGCGACATACCCACATGGAAGGCTATCAGCCTACAAAAATTCCGTGCCTTGGTTTTTCACGTTATTCCACTACTCATTATTCTACATTGGCTGGCCCTCCACGTGGACTCTATAATCCTTCCCTCTGTATCGTAGTTCAGGGCTCAAAGGATATTATACTTGGGGGTGAACGATTAAGGGGCGGTCCATCGAATTACATTGTATCATCTATAGATTTACCGATTATCTTTGAAGCAATGGAATCCTCCCCCGAAGTTCCAAACTTGTATTGCAAAATTGAATTTACTCCAAGCCTTATTTTAGAACTGTTAAGTGCTGAAGAGTTTAAGGTAACTGGCAAGAGAACTTCAAAACGTGGTATGAATGTTGCTGAATTTGATGTATCCATGCTAGATGCTGTGGTGAGACTCGTTCGCCTTCTGGATAAACCTACCGATATTCCTTTCCTTGCCCCGCTTTATACAAAAGAAATATTATATAAAACATTGCAAGGGGATTATGGCGATTCATTAAGACGAATTGTAACTGATGGGAGTCCAACTATTCATATTAGAAACACAATACAACATATGATGAATAATTTTCAGAATCCTCTTCGCATTGAAGATCTAGCAGATGTGGCAAAGATGAGCATTCCATCATTCCATAGACATTTTAAGGAAGTAACTGCAATGAGTCCAATTCAATTTCAAAAACAATTGAGGCTTCAGGAAGCCCGGCGTCTAATACTATCAGGGTCAATGAATGTGGCAGATGCATCATTTAATGTTGGCTATGAAAGCCATACGCAATTCAGTCGTGAATACTCAAGAATGTTTGGCTTTCCACCCAGAGAGGATGTTAAACGGCTTAAATGCATTAATGATACAATTGTGGATATTTAA
- a CDS encoding aldo/keto reductase has product MQYIKLGNSGLEVSQICIGCMGFGDPAKGHPTWALDEEGSRPVIKHAIEEGINFFDTANLYSQGTSEEIIGKALKEFAKRENIVISTKLGAPMRSGPNSFGLSRKAIMTEIDHSLKRLGTDYIDLYQIHRADPFTPWEETLEALHDLVKMGKVRYLGASTMRAWQFAKALHIQKVNGWTRFISMQHNYNLVAREEENEMIPLCADEGIQTIVYSPLSRGMLARPWGEKTTRSEAEAGALNYFEATAVADEKIVEAIGKVAEERGVSRAEISLAWLYRNPVVAAPIVGALKTSHIDDAIKALSIELTNEEVHQLEAYYTPRVDVNVKNSDPKAIAKMAATVGIKIPVPTGSK; this is encoded by the coding sequence ATGCAATACATTAAGCTAGGCAACTCTGGACTTGAAGTTTCACAGATATGCATCGGCTGCATGGGGTTTGGGGACCCTGCTAAGGGCCATCCTACTTGGGCGCTTGATGAGGAAGGCAGCCGCCCTGTAATCAAACATGCAATCGAGGAAGGTATTAACTTTTTTGATACTGCCAATCTATATTCTCAAGGGACAAGTGAAGAGATAATTGGTAAGGCGCTGAAAGAATTTGCTAAACGTGAGAATATAGTCATCTCTACAAAGCTTGGTGCCCCGATGAGATCTGGGCCTAACTCGTTTGGACTCTCACGAAAGGCGATTATGACAGAGATTGATCATAGTTTAAAACGTCTTGGAACTGATTACATCGATCTTTATCAGATTCATAGAGCTGATCCATTTACCCCATGGGAAGAAACTTTGGAAGCACTCCATGATCTCGTAAAGATGGGAAAAGTGCGCTATTTGGGAGCCTCTACAATGAGAGCTTGGCAGTTTGCTAAGGCTCTTCACATCCAGAAGGTTAATGGCTGGACACGCTTTATATCAATGCAACATAATTACAATTTGGTCGCTCGTGAGGAAGAGAATGAAATGATTCCGCTCTGTGCTGATGAAGGTATTCAGACCATCGTATACAGCCCGCTTTCCCGTGGTATGCTAGCTCGTCCATGGGGTGAAAAGACAACTCGCTCCGAGGCTGAAGCAGGAGCTCTAAATTACTTTGAGGCAACTGCAGTAGCCGATGAGAAAATTGTTGAAGCCATTGGTAAAGTTGCAGAAGAACGTGGGGTCAGTCGTGCAGAAATCTCGCTTGCTTGGTTATACCGAAATCCGGTTGTTGCAGCGCCTATCGTTGGAGCACTTAAAACTAGCCACATCGACGATGCAATTAAAGCCCTCTCAATCGAGTTAACCAATGAAGAAGTACATCAATTAGAAGCATACTACACTCCACGTGTTGACGTGAACGTTAAAAATTCCGACCCGAAAGCCATAGCAAAAATGGCAGCAACAGTTGGAATCAAAATTCCGGTACCAACTGGTTCTAAATAA
- a CDS encoding DUF4179 domain-containing protein, translating into MKDEYSLLNNVEIDFSQYEIEDVSELEKKKMMKKFTKSKNKKVFLNKNKALAAVVALLLAVNLGAHGNKVLAAVASFKYSINTWLGINTTGEKYSTEIGKTLEGKDIKLTLNEFFTDNSRIIINFNINKKKNELVDNNNKLAPDIYINGKKIERSSDYVGYSIAGYKDFVEYDNVENNEIETDSNVILEVEMKDLPLSDKEDVKLVFSSLAEKYGVSYSDFTFNFVYDSTTYKNNTKVIQVDKNIKIGDNELSLDNVTVKPDRVLISGSAKGFSAWENNNDVNYYYDIVDSNGDQVPLKEEIGNGAYFYTHYANELPVKNFDVSTIKIIPYTFNKINTNTTAVSNDGRIKYIIEDKIITINLK; encoded by the coding sequence GTAGAAATAGATTTTTCACAGTATGAAATAGAAGATGTTAGTGAATTAGAAAAGAAAAAGATGATGAAAAAATTTACAAAATCTAAAAATAAAAAGGTTTTTTTGAATAAAAATAAGGCCTTAGCAGCTGTGGTAGCATTGCTTTTAGCTGTAAATTTAGGTGCTCATGGAAATAAAGTTTTAGCAGCAGTAGCAAGCTTTAAATATAGTATTAATACATGGTTAGGTATTAACACTACTGGAGAAAAGTATTCAACTGAAATAGGGAAAACATTGGAAGGAAAAGATATTAAGCTTACTTTAAATGAGTTTTTTACTGATAATTCAAGAATCATTATTAACTTTAATATTAATAAGAAAAAAAATGAACTTGTTGATAATAACAATAAGTTAGCGCCTGATATTTATATTAATGGCAAAAAAATTGAGAGGAGTTCTGATTATGTCGGATATAGTATTGCAGGATATAAGGATTTTGTTGAATACGATAATGTAGAAAATAATGAAATTGAGACAGATAGTAATGTAATTCTTGAGGTTGAAATGAAGGACTTGCCATTAAGTGATAAGGAGGATGTAAAGTTAGTATTTTCTTCTTTAGCCGAAAAATATGGTGTTAGTTATTCAGATTTTACTTTTAACTTTGTCTATGATTCCACTACTTATAAAAATAACACTAAAGTGATTCAAGTAGATAAAAATATTAAAATTGGTGACAATGAGCTTTCTTTAGATAATGTTACTGTTAAGCCAGATAGAGTACTTATTTCGGGTTCAGCAAAAGGTTTTAGTGCATGGGAAAATAATAATGATGTTAATTATTATTATGATATTGTTGATTCAAATGGTGATCAAGTGCCTTTGAAGGAGGAAATAGGAAACGGAGCATATTTTTATACACATTATGCAAATGAATTACCAGTAAAGAATTTTGATGTAAGTACAATAAAGATTATTCCATATACTTTTAACAAAATAAATACAAATACTACAGCTGTTTCTAATGATGGTAGAATAAAATATATAATTGAAGATAAGATTATTACAATTAATTTAAAATAA